The Lolium rigidum isolate FL_2022 chromosome 1, APGP_CSIRO_Lrig_0.1, whole genome shotgun sequence region cggcagcgcctgattttcccgtagtgctcCCAACAAAGGATACTTTGTTTTCTATGTTGATCCTCGTGGAACTCCTCTGGTTGTTGCGTGCGTCCAAATCATGAGTGTTGTTCCGACTGTCCATGTCGTGTGTCCTGGGGACGTGTACTGGTGCGTCCACAAGCATACCAGCAATCTGCACCTTTCAGAAGCAATGTGCAGACCAATCGACAACACGTTGATCATGGACGTGGCTCTGATCGGGACATGGGTTGTTTGTGCCGAATTCCTTGGGCAGATCCTGATCTTCGACATCACAGAGATGACATGGAGAACGGCCTCTTGTCCAGAGTGGAGCATACAAGATGCCCATTACCTTGTTGCATCCAATGGGGAAGTTGTGATCGTATCTTGCCTTCGAGCGATGGGGGGAAGTGCTTTCAAGTTCTTCAAGCTGGACATGGAAGCTTTGGAGTGGTCGCCACTTGATGGCCAGGAGCTGGATGACACCAGCTGGTTTCTGTGCAAGGGTCAGTCTATCCGTGTGAAGGAGGAAGGCGAGAGGAAAGTCTACACATTCTATCCAAGACGATGCAGCGGCTCAGTGACAGAGAGCTCAGATGGAACAAAGGCAACCATGTATATTACTAGCACATCAGGACCTCCCACACTGAAGAACATCACAAATATATATGCATACGATTTAGTTGCTGGGACTGTCGAGACAGTTATACCAACGTCGATCGTAACGGAAGTGCGCCGATGGGTTCAACCTGGTATATTTGCTACTCCAACAAAATAATCCGATGCACCGAGGAGGCCTCAGTGATACACATGTGACTTTTATTTTTCTCGGTCTATAGGACTTAAATTCGTTCTTTAGAGAGAAATTTCCT contains the following coding sequences:
- the LOC124662195 gene encoding uncharacterized protein LOC124662195 encodes the protein MEANAVNRNGSSKEVNVPLALFAVECNSKKRLLFDVSSGNIRGISSTLFPDAFVEFENSGWLLMVRHKPFYFREQIVFLVHPSTGRRIDLPVLRAPNKGYFVFYVDPRGTPLVVACVQIMSVVPTVHVVCPGDVYWCVHKHTSNLHLSEAMCRPIDNTLIMDVALIGTWVVCAEFLGQILIFDITEMTWRTASCPEWSIQDAHYLVASNGEVVIVSCLRAMGGSAFKFFKLDMEALEWSPLDGQELDDTSWFLCKGQSIRVKEEGERKVYTFYPRRCSGSVTESSDGTKATMYITSTSGPPTLKNITNIYAYDLVAGTVETVIPTSIVTEVRRWVQPGIFATPTK